The following coding sequences are from one Microbacterium wangchenii window:
- a CDS encoding ABC transporter permease: MTQMMPEPALTPAPPSPEEEHTVGVSQGRLILRRFLGNKVAVVSGILFLLIAVFSVSAVGLGPIPGWWKHNYTSLNPQLDGGAPTLSLIPQWLGGSGISFGEHPFGQDRIGIDYFAMTMRGIQNSIVVMFVISIVGTVIGTVVGAIAGYYRGIVDAILMRITDVVIVIPIIVIGAVVGRATGGLGVWPLAFFLALISWTTIARLVRAEFLSLREREFVEAARVAGASDARIIFKHILPNAIGVVIVAATLLAAAAILLETALSFLRLGVQPPDVSLGLIISDNQSAFQTRPWLFWWPATFIVLLALLVNFVGDGLRDAFDPRQKRFSLRRTKEPAAKDSDAPATSSVATAPSSSTPPSP; the protein is encoded by the coding sequence ATGACCCAGATGATGCCCGAACCGGCACTGACCCCGGCACCGCCCTCCCCGGAGGAGGAGCACACCGTCGGCGTCAGTCAGGGGCGCCTCATCCTCCGGCGCTTCCTCGGGAACAAGGTCGCCGTCGTCTCCGGCATCCTGTTCCTCCTGATCGCCGTCTTCTCCGTCTCGGCCGTCGGCCTCGGGCCCATCCCCGGATGGTGGAAGCACAACTACACCTCCCTCAACCCCCAGCTCGACGGCGGGGCGCCCACGCTCTCGCTCATCCCGCAGTGGCTGGGCGGCTCCGGCATCTCCTTCGGCGAGCACCCCTTCGGGCAGGACCGGATCGGCATCGACTACTTCGCGATGACGATGCGCGGCATCCAGAACTCGATCGTCGTGATGTTCGTCATCAGCATCGTCGGCACCGTCATCGGCACGGTCGTCGGCGCGATCGCCGGCTACTACCGCGGCATCGTGGACGCGATCCTGATGCGCATCACCGACGTCGTCATCGTCATCCCGATCATCGTCATCGGTGCCGTCGTGGGCCGGGCGACTGGCGGGCTGGGGGTGTGGCCGCTGGCGTTCTTCCTCGCGCTGATCTCCTGGACCACGATCGCGCGCCTGGTGCGGGCGGAATTCCTGAGCCTGCGCGAGCGCGAGTTCGTCGAGGCCGCGCGCGTGGCCGGGGCCAGCGATGCGCGCATCATCTTCAAGCACATCCTCCCCAACGCCATCGGCGTCGTGATCGTCGCGGCGACCCTGCTGGCAGCGGCCGCGATCCTCCTGGAGACGGCGCTGAGCTTCCTCCGCCTGGGCGTGCAGCCGCCGGACGTGTCGCTGGGCCTGATCATCTCCGACAACCAGTCCGCCTTCCAGACGCGGCCGTGGCTGTTCTGGTGGCCGGCGACGTTCATCGTGCTGCTGGCGCTGCTGGTCAACTTCGTCGGAGACGGGCTGCGTGACGCGTTCGACCCGCGCCAGAAGCGGTTCTCGCTGCGGCGGACGAAGGAGCCGGCCGCGAAGGACTCCGACGCTCCGGCGACGTCGTCGGTGGCGACGGCGCCCTCGTCCTCGACTCCGCCATCGCCATGA
- a CDS encoding dipeptide ABC transporter ATP-binding protein has product MTSTAQPATPALEMTDVSVDFAVDDVWVPAAKNLTYSIQRGQVVAVVGESGSGKSASSMSILGLLPRNSRVRGSIKVNGREILGLNPRALRQLRGTEVAAIFQEPMTALNPVLTVGFQVVEAIRAHTSKSPAEAEARALELLGLVGLPDPQKAFASYPHQLSGGQRQRAMIAQSISLDPALLIADEPTTALDVTVQAEILDLLRDLRDRLDSAILLITHDMGVVADLADWIVVMKDGDIVEQGDVRQVLSDPQQEYTRELLAAVPRLGEKSAEHGAVDVVESLAHVVEEVEAGVDAEAIAAAAEAPVIAQPVLELDHVSVEYGKRRRVAAFRAVDDVTLGIAEGEIVGLVGESGSGKSTIGRAAIGLQPIAEGRLVVDGIDISSGSRKVVSSLRRKVGIVFQDPSSSLNPRMPIGESIGEPIMLAGEAKGKDLDRRVEALLDEVRLPRNYRNRYPHELSGGQKQRVGIARALALKPRLLVADEPTSALDVSVQARVLELLSELQREYRFACLFISHDLAVVDALADRIVVLHRGRIAEQGTRDEILRAPKEPYTQRLIAAIPVPDPEVQAARRDLRHQLLLAEGEAS; this is encoded by the coding sequence ATGACCTCGACCGCACAGCCGGCGACCCCGGCGCTGGAGATGACCGACGTCAGCGTCGACTTCGCCGTCGACGACGTCTGGGTTCCCGCCGCCAAGAACCTGACCTACTCGATCCAGCGCGGCCAGGTGGTCGCCGTCGTGGGGGAGTCGGGGTCGGGCAAGAGCGCCAGCTCCATGTCGATCCTCGGGCTGCTGCCCCGCAACAGCCGCGTCCGCGGCAGCATCAAGGTGAACGGCCGCGAGATCCTGGGACTGAACCCGCGCGCGCTGCGCCAGCTGCGCGGCACGGAGGTCGCCGCGATCTTCCAGGAGCCGATGACGGCGCTGAACCCCGTGCTCACGGTCGGCTTCCAGGTCGTCGAGGCCATCCGCGCCCACACCAGCAAGAGCCCCGCCGAGGCCGAGGCGCGTGCCCTCGAACTGCTCGGGTTGGTGGGGCTGCCCGATCCGCAGAAGGCCTTCGCGTCCTACCCGCACCAGCTCTCCGGCGGACAGCGGCAGCGGGCCATGATCGCGCAGTCCATCAGCCTGGACCCGGCGCTGCTGATCGCGGACGAACCCACGACGGCGCTGGATGTCACGGTGCAGGCGGAGATCCTCGACCTGCTGCGCGACCTGCGCGACCGCCTGGATTCGGCGATCCTCCTCATCACCCACGACATGGGCGTGGTGGCCGACCTGGCCGACTGGATCGTCGTCATGAAGGACGGCGACATCGTCGAGCAGGGAGATGTCCGGCAGGTCCTCAGCGACCCCCAGCAGGAGTACACGCGCGAACTGCTCGCCGCCGTGCCGCGGCTGGGGGAGAAGTCCGCCGAGCACGGCGCCGTGGATGTCGTGGAGAGCCTCGCGCACGTCGTGGAGGAGGTCGAGGCCGGTGTCGACGCGGAGGCGATCGCCGCCGCCGCCGAAGCGCCCGTCATCGCCCAGCCCGTCCTGGAGCTGGACCACGTGTCGGTCGAGTACGGCAAGCGCCGCCGCGTGGCGGCGTTCCGCGCGGTGGACGATGTGACGCTCGGGATCGCGGAGGGGGAGATCGTCGGGCTCGTCGGCGAATCCGGCTCCGGCAAGTCGACGATCGGCCGCGCCGCGATCGGTCTGCAGCCGATCGCCGAGGGCCGCCTCGTCGTCGACGGGATCGACATCAGCTCCGGCTCGCGCAAGGTCGTGTCGTCCCTGCGGCGCAAGGTCGGCATCGTGTTCCAGGACCCGTCGTCGTCACTGAACCCGCGCATGCCGATCGGGGAGAGCATCGGCGAGCCGATCATGCTCGCCGGCGAGGCCAAGGGCAAGGACCTCGATCGCCGTGTCGAAGCGCTCCTGGATGAGGTGCGGCTTCCGCGCAACTATCGCAACCGCTACCCGCACGAGCTGTCGGGCGGTCAGAAGCAGCGCGTGGGCATCGCCCGCGCCCTGGCGCTGAAGCCGCGTCTGCTCGTGGCCGACGAGCCCACGAGCGCGCTGGATGTCTCCGTGCAGGCGCGGGTTCTCGAGCTGCTGAGCGAACTGCAGCGCGAATACCGGTTCGCGTGCCTGTTCATCAGCCACGACCTCGCCGTCGTGGACGCCCTCGCCGACCGCATCGTGGTGCTGCACCGCGGGCGGATCGCGGAGCAGGGCACGCGCGATGAGATCCTGCGTGCCCCCAAGGAGCCGTACACGCAGCGGCTCATCGCGGCCATCCCGGTGCCCGATCCGGAGGTGCAGGCGGCCCGTCGCGACCTGCGTCACCAGCTGCTCCTGGCCGAGGGCGAAGCCTCCTGA
- a CDS encoding PH domain-containing protein: MPRIVFRSRFNQVLSIVAWVALGAVALGTLLTPGAFTAAPGIVLGAVSGAALVWALLWSPYVAVDDEAAEVANVLMEYRVPWAALIHVDTRYALVLHTPQRRISATAAPAPGAMTSVRAARAHRRSEAPAQPGVRPGELPTTDSGRAAELVRDRWHHLRDTGRIESGVADRIPLQARPRLTAIVAIVLGVTGLVGAILLA, translated from the coding sequence ATGCCACGCATCGTGTTCCGCTCGAGGTTCAATCAGGTGCTGAGCATCGTCGCGTGGGTCGCGCTGGGGGCGGTGGCCCTGGGCACCCTGCTGACGCCCGGCGCCTTCACGGCCGCACCCGGCATCGTGCTGGGCGCCGTCAGCGGCGCAGCCCTCGTGTGGGCGCTGCTGTGGTCGCCGTACGTGGCGGTCGACGACGAGGCCGCCGAGGTCGCGAACGTGCTGATGGAGTACCGCGTCCCGTGGGCCGCGCTCATCCACGTCGACACCCGCTACGCCCTCGTGCTGCACACCCCGCAGCGTCGCATCAGCGCCACCGCGGCACCGGCGCCCGGCGCCATGACCTCCGTCCGCGCCGCGCGCGCCCATCGGCGCTCCGAAGCGCCCGCCCAGCCGGGCGTGCGTCCGGGCGAGCTGCCCACGACCGACTCCGGACGGGCGGCGGAACTGGTCCGCGATCGCTGGCACCACCTGCGCGACACCGGCCGCATTGAATCCGGTGTGGCCGACCGCATCCCGCTGCAGGCGCGCCCGCGGCTCACGGCGATCGTCGCGATTGTCCTGGGTGTGACCGGGCTGGTGGGCGCGATCCTCCTGGCGTGA